From the genome of Colwellia psychrerythraea 34H, one region includes:
- a CDS encoding SMU1112c/YaeR family gloxylase I-like metalloprotein has translation MLNGIHHVAIICSDYEKSKDFYTRILGFKIIAENYRADRDSFKLDLALADGTQIELFSFPDAPKRPSFPEAQGLRHLAFNVENVEAVSQYLTNLGVDVESIRVDEYTGKQFTFFSDPDGLPLELYQQS, from the coding sequence GTGCTAAATGGTATTCATCATGTGGCAATTATCTGTTCTGATTATGAAAAATCTAAAGATTTTTATACTCGAATTTTAGGATTTAAAATCATTGCAGAAAACTATAGAGCAGATCGAGATTCTTTTAAATTAGATTTAGCATTAGCTGATGGTACTCAAATCGAGCTGTTTTCATTTCCTGATGCACCTAAAAGACCGAGCTTCCCAGAAGCTCAAGGACTTAGACATTTGGCTTTTAATGTCGAAAACGTTGAAGCGGTTAGTCAGTATTTGACGAACCTGGGTGTTGATGTTGAATCAATTCGAGTGGATGAGTATACGGGTAAACAGTTTACATTTTTCAGTGATCCTGATGGCTTGCCTTTAGAGTTATATCAGCAATCTTAA
- a CDS encoding patatin-like phospholipase family protein produces the protein MSENKKTSISLVLGSGGARGLAHIGVIHWLEEQGFEIASISGCSMGALIGGIYAAGKLDVFEHWVRDISKVDIFTLLDLSWQKNGLVKGDKIIATLTELVGDINIEELPIKYTAVAADIANEKEVWLSSGSLFSAIRASISLPLFFTPFHYNGVDLIDGGVLNPVPIAPTFSDNTDFSVAVNLGGSIKTLNDAETQVSLIENKPSSKLDSFLARFKSKAVLHNANEWGAYDVVNQAFDAMQSTIARQKLATYPADYFVEIARNACGTLEFHRADEMIKLGYDTAQASLTTLKNNE, from the coding sequence ATGTCAGAAAATAAGAAAACCTCTATCTCTCTTGTGTTAGGTAGTGGTGGCGCAAGAGGGTTAGCGCATATCGGTGTTATACATTGGCTAGAAGAGCAGGGGTTTGAAATTGCTTCTATTTCTGGTTGCTCAATGGGCGCACTCATTGGTGGTATTTATGCAGCGGGTAAACTTGATGTATTTGAGCACTGGGTAAGAGACATAAGCAAAGTTGATATATTTACCTTACTGGATTTATCGTGGCAAAAAAATGGCTTGGTTAAAGGTGACAAAATAATTGCGACTCTTACCGAGTTAGTAGGAGACATCAACATTGAAGAACTTCCCATTAAATATACAGCGGTTGCCGCTGATATCGCTAATGAAAAAGAAGTCTGGTTAAGCTCGGGTAGTTTATTTAGTGCTATTAGGGCTTCTATTTCATTACCACTATTTTTTACGCCCTTTCATTACAATGGTGTGGACCTAATTGATGGGGGTGTACTTAACCCGGTGCCAATTGCCCCAACGTTTAGTGATAACACTGATTTCTCAGTCGCGGTGAATCTAGGTGGAAGTATTAAAACACTAAACGATGCAGAGACTCAGGTAAGCCTTATCGAAAATAAGCCTTCGAGTAAATTGGATAGTTTCTTAGCGCGATTTAAGAGTAAAGCTGTGTTACACAATGCGAATGAGTGGGGCGCTTATGACGTTGTCAATCAGGCGTTCGATGCTATGCAGAGTACTATTGCTCGACAAAAGTTAGCGACATATCCAGCGGATTATTTTGTTGAAATAGCGCGTAATGCGTGTGGTACGTTAGAGTTTCATCGTGCAGATGAAATGATAAAGCTGGGTTATGATACCGCACAAGCTTCGTTAACTACGCTAAAAAATAATGAGTGA
- a CDS encoding GFA family protein: MLKINYPIKGACQCGQVTYQLLAAPLMVAACHCRECQKLSTSAFSITAVVNATDVVFSGEMSDWSRLADNGNTNGAKFCPCCGNRIYHFNPNFPDKIKLKPSTLEDTRVIQPTMHIWTSEKQAWFKLPLDLPSHEKQPF; this comes from the coding sequence ATGCTCAAAATTAACTATCCTATAAAAGGCGCGTGTCAATGTGGACAGGTGACCTATCAATTATTAGCTGCACCACTTATGGTCGCTGCGTGTCATTGCCGTGAATGTCAAAAGCTATCAACAAGTGCTTTTAGTATTACAGCCGTAGTTAATGCTACCGATGTTGTTTTTTCTGGAGAAATGTCAGATTGGAGTCGCTTGGCTGATAATGGCAATACTAACGGGGCAAAATTTTGTCCATGTTGTGGTAATCGTATCTACCATTTTAATCCAAATTTTCCTGATAAAATAAAATTAAAACCGAGTACGTTAGAAGATACTAGAGTCATACAGCCCACTATGCATATTTGGACCAGTGAAAAACAAGCATGGTTTAAATTGCCATTAGACTTACCCTCTCATGAAAAGCAACCGTTCTAA
- a CDS encoding gluconeogenesis factor YvcK family protein, translating to MKAANRMQLKKLNIVAIGGGHGLGRVLCTLSFMGNKLTGIVTTTDNGGSTGRLRKRSSTIAWGDLRNCLTQLVDQNSIGSQLFNFRFEGNDELGGHNLGNLILYGLGKVQSSPMDSIKLVRRILRVKTQVLPMSETPTDLMAFYPEGRCRLGELSVDEMPIMPTDLMLAPLVKSVKPCLDAIENADLIILGPGSFLTSVVPPLLVRDIAKAIDKRKGHCVFIDNIVAEQSPAAKLTLDEKLNWIERNIGCMPVDSVICQDERISSDKVNVICQDLTHNKVPHHHDNEKLIHALETCVNQISSPAKIEIAS from the coding sequence ATGAAAGCAGCAAACCGTATGCAGCTCAAAAAACTTAACATTGTCGCCATTGGCGGCGGACACGGTTTAGGCCGTGTGCTTTGTACCCTATCTTTTATGGGTAACAAACTCACCGGGATTGTAACGACTACCGACAACGGTGGTTCAACAGGCAGACTAAGAAAAAGAAGTAGTACTATTGCATGGGGTGATTTACGTAATTGCTTAACTCAGTTAGTGGATCAAAATTCCATTGGTAGTCAGCTATTCAATTTTCGCTTTGAAGGTAATGATGAGCTTGGTGGACATAACCTGGGTAACTTGATTCTATATGGTCTGGGCAAAGTGCAATCTAGCCCTATGGATTCAATTAAACTCGTGCGCCGTATATTACGTGTTAAAACACAAGTATTACCTATGTCTGAAACGCCAACAGACTTAATGGCTTTTTATCCTGAAGGACGTTGTCGCCTCGGTGAACTCTCTGTAGATGAAATGCCAATAATGCCAACCGATTTAATGTTGGCGCCATTAGTTAAGTCGGTTAAGCCCTGTCTTGATGCGATTGAGAATGCTGACCTTATCATTCTAGGTCCAGGCAGCTTTTTAACCAGTGTTGTACCACCACTTTTAGTGAGAGATATCGCCAAAGCAATAGATAAACGTAAAGGACATTGTGTTTTTATCGACAATATTGTTGCTGAGCAGAGCCCTGCCGCTAAATTAACATTAGATGAGAAGCTTAACTGGATTGAAAGAAATATCGGTTGCATGCCAGTTGACAGCGTTATTTGCCAAGATGAGAGAATTAGCTCAGATAAAGTTAATGTCATTTGCCAAGATTTAACTCATAACAAAGTGCCACACCATCATGATAATGAAAAACTTATTCATGCCCTGGAAACCTGCGTAAATCAAATTTCTAGTCCTGCTAAAATAGAAATAGCGAGCTAA
- the dcd gene encoding dCTP deaminase, producing MRLCDKDIEQYLDDEKIIIEPKPDSSMISGVSVDIRLGNEFRVFQDHTAPYIDLSAPKGEVQEAMNSIMSDEIFIADGDAFFLHPGELALAVTYESVTLPDNIVGWLDGRSSLARLGLMVHVTAHRIDPGWSGQIVLEFYNSGKLPLALRPKMKIAALNFETMSSSAARPYNKREDAKYRDQKGAVASRISQDEKVNK from the coding sequence ATGAGATTATGTGATAAAGATATAGAACAATACCTTGATGATGAGAAGATAATTATCGAGCCAAAACCTGACAGTTCAATGATCTCAGGCGTCAGTGTTGATATTCGTTTGGGCAATGAATTTAGAGTTTTTCAAGATCATACCGCTCCGTATATTGATTTAAGTGCTCCTAAAGGTGAAGTCCAAGAAGCGATGAACTCAATTATGAGTGATGAAATATTCATTGCTGATGGCGACGCCTTCTTTTTACACCCTGGAGAGCTAGCATTGGCTGTGACTTATGAATCAGTGACATTGCCAGATAATATTGTCGGTTGGTTAGACGGGCGCTCTTCACTTGCCCGTTTAGGCTTAATGGTTCATGTAACCGCGCATCGTATTGACCCCGGCTGGTCTGGTCAAATAGTCTTAGAATTTTATAACAGCGGTAAATTACCCTTAGCGCTACGTCCAAAAATGAAGATAGCCGCGTTAAACTTTGAAACTATGTCATCAAGCGCCGCACGCCCTTACAATAAACGCGAAGACGCAAAATATAGAGATCAAAAAGGCGCTGTTGCTAGTCGTATCAGTCAAGACGAGAAAGTTAACAAGTAA
- the apbC gene encoding iron-sulfur cluster carrier protein ApbC, whose amino-acid sequence MTMFGKIFSKKTPKTDIKSNGEALNASEIEQFIKDTLSHYISDNFPQGVLAVCQQLSITQKKKITIKLLMPFVCQGELDLLAQTLSENLARTVNFEIDLAIKPVRQFSLGNDKNKAGQEGMLQGKVANIIAIASGKGGVGKSTTTVNLAYALMCEGARVGILDADIYGPSIPSMLGLKNEKPSSSDGKLMTPVDAKGLSAMSIGFLVDEADATVWRGPMASSAFNQLLNETDWPELDYLLIDMPPGTGDIQLTLAQKVPVAAAVIVTTPQDIALIDAVKGIAMFDKVKVPVLGIVENMSYHLCENCGHKSHIFGEAGGEHMAEDHETKLLGQLPLDITIRQDADFGESDIIENSAGEIANHYRKIARNVSAQLFLQCDTASPLTATVAHKA is encoded by the coding sequence ATGACTATGTTTGGTAAAATTTTTTCAAAAAAAACGCCTAAAACTGACATTAAATCAAACGGTGAAGCACTTAACGCATCCGAAATTGAACAGTTTATTAAAGACACATTATCGCATTATATTTCAGACAATTTTCCACAAGGTGTTCTAGCCGTTTGTCAGCAATTGAGCATCACCCAAAAGAAAAAAATCACTATCAAGCTACTTATGCCATTTGTCTGTCAAGGTGAATTAGATTTGTTGGCACAAACGTTAAGTGAAAATTTAGCGCGCACTGTTAATTTTGAAATCGACTTAGCAATAAAACCAGTGCGCCAATTCTCGCTGGGTAATGATAAAAATAAAGCAGGGCAAGAGGGGATGCTACAAGGTAAAGTAGCTAATATTATAGCCATCGCCTCAGGTAAAGGTGGCGTAGGTAAGTCAACCACTACGGTTAATTTAGCGTATGCCTTAATGTGCGAAGGTGCCCGGGTAGGGATTTTGGATGCGGATATATACGGCCCATCAATTCCTTCCATGCTTGGTCTTAAAAATGAGAAACCAAGCTCTAGTGATGGCAAACTTATGACGCCTGTAGATGCCAAAGGTTTGAGTGCCATGTCGATTGGCTTTTTAGTTGATGAAGCAGATGCGACTGTTTGGCGAGGTCCTATGGCCAGCTCTGCATTCAATCAATTATTAAATGAAACCGATTGGCCAGAGCTTGATTATTTACTCATTGATATGCCACCTGGTACGGGAGACATTCAATTAACCTTAGCGCAGAAGGTACCTGTTGCAGCTGCTGTGATCGTAACCACACCACAAGATATCGCTTTAATAGATGCTGTTAAAGGTATTGCTATGTTCGATAAGGTTAAAGTGCCAGTATTAGGTATTGTCGAGAATATGAGTTATCACCTTTGCGAAAACTGTGGCCATAAAAGTCATATTTTTGGTGAAGCAGGCGGTGAGCATATGGCAGAAGATCATGAAACAAAACTGTTGGGACAATTGCCGTTAGATATTACTATTCGCCAAGATGCTGATTTTGGTGAATCTGACATAATTGAAAATAGCGCTGGTGAAATAGCCAATCATTACCGTAAAATAGCCCGAAATGTTTCGGCACAATTATTTTTACAGTGTGACACTGCCAGCCCATTAACCGCGACTGTAGCCCATAAGGCTTAA
- the metG gene encoding methionine--tRNA ligase gives MSDTTLSEATSNTASHSLAEKRKILVTCALPYANGSIHLGHMLEHIQTDIWVRFQRMRGHETYFVCADDAHGTPIMLKAQELGITPEEMINGVREERIKEFSDFHISFDNYHTTHSDENKEYSEKIYNALHAKGHIKTRIISQLYDPEKGMFLADRFVKGTCPKCKSEDENGDSCDNCGATYSPTEVLNPRSAISGATPILKDSEHYFFDLPAFETMLSDWIRSGALQEEVANKLTEWFEQGLKQWDISRDAPYFGFEIPNAPGKFFYVWLDAPIGYMGSFKNLCDKDSTIDFDSFWNKNSDAELYHFIGKDIINFHSLFWPAMLEGADFRKPTAVFAHGFVTVNGEKMSKSKGTFIKGRTYLDHLNPEYLRYYYATKLTHKIDDLDLNLEDFVQRVNSDLVGKVVNIASRCASFITKRFDGMLSTNIDDQALADEVMAAGDSIAAHYESRDFGRGMREIMALADKVNEYIAIKEPWQLVKDETKQQEVQDICSLGINMFRTLMIYLKPVLPVLADSTAAFLNDELVWEGHKTLLTDHKINKFKALLQRVDMDKVNAMTDASKDSLGAPVEEEKKPAKKKKAAKVVDNSAALADPLAADPISEEIEFDDFAKIDLRIVKIINAEHVEKADKLIQLTLALNEEGTETRQVFAGIKSAYNPEDLIGKHTVMVANLAPRKMRFGMSEGMVLAAGPGDKDLWILNPDDGAKAGMRVK, from the coding sequence ATGTCTGACACTACTTTATCTGAAGCTACATCAAACACTGCATCGCATTCTTTAGCAGAAAAGCGCAAAATTCTAGTTACTTGTGCCCTTCCTTATGCCAATGGTTCTATCCATTTAGGCCATATGCTAGAGCATATTCAAACCGATATTTGGGTACGTTTTCAACGAATGCGTGGACATGAAACGTATTTTGTCTGTGCTGATGATGCTCATGGCACGCCAATTATGCTTAAAGCGCAAGAGCTTGGCATAACACCAGAAGAAATGATCAATGGTGTACGTGAAGAGCGTATTAAAGAATTTAGTGACTTCCATATTAGCTTTGATAATTACCACACAACGCATAGCGATGAAAACAAAGAATACTCTGAAAAAATTTACAACGCTTTACATGCGAAAGGTCATATTAAAACCCGCATTATTTCTCAGTTATATGATCCTGAAAAAGGCATGTTCTTAGCTGATCGATTTGTTAAAGGTACTTGTCCGAAATGTAAAAGTGAAGATGAAAATGGCGATAGCTGTGACAACTGTGGTGCGACTTATTCACCAACAGAAGTGCTTAACCCACGTTCAGCTATTTCAGGTGCTACACCGATATTAAAAGATTCTGAACATTACTTCTTTGACTTGCCTGCTTTTGAAACCATGTTATCAGACTGGATACGCAGTGGTGCATTGCAAGAAGAAGTAGCGAATAAACTGACTGAATGGTTCGAACAAGGTTTAAAGCAGTGGGATATTAGCCGTGACGCGCCTTACTTTGGTTTTGAAATACCTAATGCTCCAGGTAAATTTTTCTATGTTTGGTTAGATGCGCCTATTGGTTATATGGGCAGTTTTAAAAACCTATGTGATAAAGACTCTACTATCGATTTTGACAGCTTTTGGAATAAAAATTCAGACGCCGAGCTATATCACTTTATCGGTAAAGACATTATTAACTTTCACAGCCTTTTTTGGCCAGCCATGTTAGAAGGCGCTGATTTCCGCAAGCCTACGGCTGTTTTCGCTCATGGTTTTGTTACCGTGAACGGAGAAAAAATGTCTAAATCTAAAGGGACTTTCATCAAAGGTCGTACTTACTTAGATCATTTAAACCCAGAATATTTACGTTATTACTACGCGACTAAATTAACACACAAAATTGATGACTTAGATTTAAATCTTGAAGACTTCGTACAACGTGTTAATTCTGATTTAGTGGGTAAAGTGGTTAATATCGCTTCTCGCTGTGCCAGTTTTATCACCAAACGTTTTGATGGCATGTTATCAACGAACATTGATGATCAAGCACTAGCGGATGAAGTAATGGCTGCGGGTGATAGTATTGCTGCTCATTATGAATCACGTGATTTCGGCCGTGGTATGCGCGAAATAATGGCGCTTGCTGATAAAGTAAATGAATATATTGCTATAAAAGAACCATGGCAGCTTGTTAAAGACGAAACTAAGCAACAAGAAGTGCAAGACATTTGTTCATTAGGTATCAACATGTTCCGCACGCTAATGATTTATTTGAAACCTGTACTACCTGTACTTGCAGATAGCACCGCTGCTTTCTTAAATGACGAGCTTGTTTGGGAAGGACACAAAACCTTATTAACTGACCATAAAATCAATAAGTTCAAAGCGTTATTACAACGTGTTGATATGGATAAAGTTAATGCGATGACTGATGCTTCAAAAGATAGCTTAGGCGCACCAGTAGAAGAAGAGAAAAAGCCAGCTAAGAAAAAGAAAGCCGCTAAAGTAGTTGATAATTCAGCTGCTCTTGCTGATCCTTTAGCTGCAGACCCAATTTCTGAAGAAATTGAGTTTGATGATTTTGCCAAAATTGATTTACGAATCGTTAAAATCATTAATGCTGAACATGTTGAAAAGGCTGATAAATTAATACAGCTAACTTTAGCGCTTAATGAAGAAGGCACAGAAACTCGTCAAGTTTTCGCGGGTATTAAGTCAGCTTACAACCCTGAAGATTTAATCGGCAAGCATACGGTCATGGTTGCTAACTTAGCGCCACGTAAAATGCGTTTTGGTATGTCAGAAGGAATGGTACTTGCTGCTGGTCCTGGTGATAAAGACTTATGGATATTAAATCCAGATGATGGCGCTAAAGCCGGTATGCGTGTTAAGTAA
- the rcsF gene encoding Rcs stress response system protein RcsF: protein MSFISIPKRPLKLALTVVLLTTMLGGCTGNYTFESNVKADNAEEYFSASKVKIFNDEQDFNVNYQYVGLVEGEDCQKEPHLAAPDAINARTQARQAAYLKKANAIIFTSCIDIETKHCVAQVVCYGKAYRLAVPDEQVEQ, encoded by the coding sequence ATGAGCTTTATTTCTATCCCAAAAAGACCTTTAAAATTAGCACTAACGGTCGTTCTCTTAACAACTATGCTTGGGGGATGTACTGGTAACTATACCTTTGAAAGCAACGTTAAGGCTGATAATGCCGAGGAATATTTTAGCGCTAGTAAAGTTAAAATATTTAATGACGAACAAGATTTTAACGTAAATTATCAATATGTAGGTTTGGTTGAAGGTGAAGATTGCCAAAAAGAGCCACATCTTGCCGCACCCGATGCAATTAATGCGCGTACACAAGCGAGACAAGCTGCTTATTTGAAAAAAGCCAACGCCATTATTTTTACTAGCTGTATTGATATAGAAACCAAACATTGTGTCGCACAAGTTGTTTGTTACGGTAAAGCTTATCGATTAGCTGTCCCTGACGAGCAAGTAGAACAATAA
- the tsaA gene encoding tRNA (N6-threonylcarbamoyladenosine(37)-N6)-methyltransferase TrmO, whose translation MSNTCETTHDAQSFKFDAIGVIESPYQEKFAIPRQPNLVSAAKGKVVLLGDANNHELVRDIEQFSHLWLLFVFHGTQEQGWKPLVRPPRLGGNVKTGVLATRSTFRPNPIGMSVVKLDKVTTEKKQTILHISGLDLLNGTPIIDIKPYVPYSDAIIDADAGFAQEQPDAALSVVFSEQMQADLIKYQQRDSELGLLIEQVLKQDPRPAYKRGKTDDKVYGMSLYDLNIQWQLITLDTVLVLNITQVTK comes from the coding sequence ATGTCAAACACATGCGAAACCACTCATGATGCACAAAGCTTTAAATTTGATGCCATTGGCGTCATTGAGTCGCCCTATCAAGAGAAGTTTGCCATACCTCGTCAGCCAAATTTAGTCAGTGCGGCAAAAGGTAAGGTAGTGCTACTTGGTGACGCTAACAATCATGAGTTAGTTCGTGATATTGAACAATTTAGTCACCTATGGTTACTCTTTGTCTTTCATGGCACGCAAGAACAAGGATGGAAGCCTTTGGTACGCCCGCCTCGACTTGGCGGTAATGTAAAAACAGGTGTACTGGCAACCCGTTCAACTTTTCGGCCAAACCCAATTGGCATGTCCGTAGTGAAACTCGATAAGGTTACGACAGAAAAAAAGCAAACTATTTTACATATCTCTGGTTTAGATTTATTAAATGGCACACCTATTATCGATATAAAGCCTTATGTGCCCTATTCTGACGCGATTATTGATGCCGATGCAGGTTTTGCACAAGAGCAACCTGATGCCGCTTTATCCGTTGTATTTAGTGAGCAAATGCAAGCTGACCTGATAAAATATCAACAACGTGATAGTGAATTAGGATTATTAATAGAGCAAGTATTAAAACAAGATCCTCGACCAGCCTATAAACGCGGTAAAACTGATGATAAAGTTTATGGCATGAGTTTATATGACTTAAATATCCAATGGCAATTGATCACCTTAGATACCGTATTAGTGCTAAACATTACTCAAGTCACCAAGTGA
- a CDS encoding carbohydrate-binding family 9-like protein — translation MSQYIINKTVSTNQSASFSPDWQTIDAIEINHFPWYQAGRKQNTQVKLTANNETLFIQIIAQDKYSFAKQTELNNMLVCEDSCVEFFFSPSGILGSSYVNLEVNCCGTLHLAYGEGRDNRQFISLEAASLIQRKSSISSPVKIESEHDHEWCVEIALPFAAIEQLTGESVNKAKWFANFYRCGGRTEPQYAVWNNIDVSEPDYHRPEYFGELVFI, via the coding sequence ATGAGCCAGTATATTATTAACAAAACAGTATCGACTAACCAATCGGCCAGCTTCAGCCCTGATTGGCAAACAATAGATGCCATAGAAATTAATCATTTCCCATGGTATCAAGCTGGCAGAAAGCAAAACACACAAGTAAAGCTGACTGCAAATAACGAAACTTTGTTCATCCAGATAATTGCACAAGACAAATACAGCTTCGCCAAACAAACCGAATTAAATAATATGCTTGTCTGTGAAGATTCTTGTGTGGAGTTCTTCTTTAGTCCTTCCGGAATTCTTGGCAGTAGCTACGTTAACTTAGAAGTGAATTGTTGTGGCACACTTCACCTCGCTTATGGTGAAGGACGCGATAATCGTCAATTTATCAGCCTTGAAGCCGCGAGTTTAATCCAACGTAAAAGTAGTATTAGCTCACCGGTTAAAATAGAAAGTGAACATGATCATGAGTGGTGTGTTGAAATAGCTCTACCCTTTGCAGCAATTGAGCAACTAACTGGCGAAAGCGTGAATAAAGCTAAGTGGTTTGCCAACTTCTATCGCTGTGGCGGTAGAACAGAGCCACAGTACGCGGTATGGAACAATATTGATGTATCTGAGCCTGATTATCATAGACCTGAATACTTCGGCGAGTTAGTGTTTATCTAA
- a CDS encoding class I SAM-dependent methyltransferase, whose translation MSHSPLLEKTVKLLHEANMQAPVLDLACGSGRNGLYLLNQNIPVVFADIKESALEQVESTVNCHNGEEKSTASFWQVDFEQDSFEQEELKPLAGKSFSAIIVFRYLHRPLFEQIKQAVIPGGYVVYETFTVEQPQFGRPKNPNFLLNHGELAKLFSDWDIIYSFEGVIDAKNADANNESGKQAIAQIIARKPLL comes from the coding sequence TTGAGTCACTCCCCGTTATTAGAAAAAACTGTTAAGTTATTACATGAAGCAAATATGCAAGCGCCAGTGCTTGATCTTGCCTGTGGTAGTGGCAGAAATGGGCTTTACCTTCTAAATCAAAACATCCCTGTAGTCTTTGCCGATATAAAAGAGTCGGCTCTAGAGCAGGTTGAGAGTACAGTAAATTGTCATAATGGCGAGGAAAAATCAACGGCGAGCTTTTGGCAAGTTGATTTTGAGCAAGACAGTTTTGAACAAGAGGAGTTAAAGCCTTTAGCGGGTAAGTCGTTTTCAGCGATTATTGTTTTTCGTTATTTGCATCGACCTCTATTTGAACAAATCAAACAAGCTGTTATCCCTGGTGGTTATGTTGTGTATGAAACCTTTACCGTAGAGCAGCCACAATTTGGCCGACCTAAAAACCCTAATTTTTTATTAAACCATGGTGAGTTGGCTAAACTCTTTTCTGATTGGGATATTATCTATAGCTTTGAAGGCGTCATTGATGCAAAAAACGCTGATGCTAATAATGAATCAGGAAAACAAGCTATTGCTCAGATTATTGCAAGGAAGCCATTGTTGTAA
- a CDS encoding FKBP-type peptidyl-prolyl cis-trans isomerase, which produces MKIAEKTVAHFHYTLKNEAGEEIESSDGHEPLTYLHGANNTLPGLEKALTGKERGEKFSVTLQPEDAYGPYQEGLEQRVPVKHLHGLVSKNAKWKKGMTAAVQTDAGQRQVTVLKVGKFMVTVDINPPLAGKVLTFDIDIVDVREATEEEIQHGHVHSADSSCGHDH; this is translated from the coding sequence ATGAAAATTGCTGAAAAAACCGTTGCTCACTTTCACTACACCCTTAAAAATGAAGCGGGTGAAGAAATAGAATCATCAGACGGTCATGAGCCTTTAACCTATTTACATGGCGCTAACAATACTTTACCAGGCTTAGAGAAAGCATTAACAGGTAAAGAAAGAGGTGAAAAGTTTTCGGTAACTTTACAACCAGAAGACGCTTACGGTCCGTATCAAGAAGGATTAGAGCAACGTGTACCAGTTAAACATTTACACGGTTTAGTCAGCAAAAATGCTAAATGGAAAAAAGGCATGACTGCTGCTGTACAAACTGATGCAGGTCAACGCCAAGTTACCGTACTAAAAGTGGGTAAATTTATGGTTACTGTTGATATCAATCCACCATTAGCGGGCAAAGTACTGACTTTTGATATTGATATCGTTGACGTACGTGAAGCGACTGAAGAAGAAATTCAACATGGACATGTTCACAGTGCTGATAGCAGTTGTGGTCATGATCATTAG
- a CDS encoding DMT family transporter — MEIWIYFTLLAATMQAVRTAGQKQLSGKLNSMATTGVRYVFALPFAWAYLWWMLDFRQVAVPALNNDFLQYALIACVMQIVGTVCLVAAFRYRNFAVATSLAKTEAIQVAIVGALVFGATLSGLGWFSVIVGVVGVFLVSKVRFNLRDILADSQGLIGMGYGLAAGLGLAITTLLIRESSLALNTDLMVSAAVTLVFMITVQSVISLIYVYIQDKSQLPLMMKHWRLCLFVGVTSVLGSIGWFTGASYQNAAYVKALGQVEFFITLALTYRVFKETVTLKEYLGMFLIVLSVVILLLWS, encoded by the coding sequence TTGGAAATTTGGATTTATTTCACTTTATTAGCCGCAACAATGCAGGCTGTAAGGACCGCAGGACAAAAGCAATTATCGGGTAAGCTCAATTCCATGGCCACCACAGGTGTACGCTATGTATTTGCCTTACCTTTTGCATGGGCCTACCTATGGTGGATGCTTGATTTTAGACAAGTAGCAGTACCAGCACTCAATAACGATTTTTTACAATACGCATTAATTGCTTGTGTGATGCAAATAGTGGGCACCGTGTGTTTAGTCGCCGCCTTTCGTTACCGTAACTTTGCTGTGGCAACGAGTTTAGCTAAAACTGAAGCAATACAAGTGGCGATTGTCGGCGCTTTAGTATTCGGGGCTACACTGTCTGGCTTAGGTTGGTTTAGTGTCATTGTCGGTGTGGTTGGCGTGTTTTTAGTGTCTAAAGTGCGGTTTAACTTAAGAGATATCTTGGCTGATTCGCAAGGTCTGATTGGTATGGGATATGGTTTAGCGGCCGGTCTTGGTTTAGCTATCACCACGTTGCTTATTCGTGAATCAAGTTTGGCACTTAATACTGATTTGATGGTAAGCGCTGCGGTTACCTTGGTGTTTATGATCACGGTGCAATCGGTTATTTCACTTATCTACGTATACATTCAAGATAAATCACAATTACCGCTGATGATGAAGCACTGGCGGTTATGCTTATTTGTTGGCGTTACCAGTGTATTAGGCTCAATAGGCTGGTTTACTGGCGCGAGTTATCAAAACGCTGCCTATGTAAAAGCATTGGGACAAGTTGAGTTTTTTATTACCTTGGCATTAACTTATCGGGTATTTAAAGAAACGGTCACCCTAAAAGAATATCTAGGCATGTTCCTTATTGTTTTAAGTGTAGTTATCTTACTACTGTGGTCGTAG